CAGCAGATTCTCTCCCACCTGCGTCACTGCCGTCTTCAGGTGCAAGCAGCCTTCGACCTCCACCGGCACGACGTTGTATCCGTGGGACTCTACCAGCTTCGCCAGTTGCTGAATGCCCGGGTCGTTGGTGCGCGCCGTCCGGCCCACGTAGAGGGTGCGTCCCAGGGTCAGCACGTCTCCGCCGTCCAGGGTGCCCGGTGCCGCAATGCGCTTCAGCTCGCGATAGGGCTCGAGCGCTCGCGCCACCGACTCCGCCTCCGCCCGCCGCGATTCCGCTCCCGGCCGCGTCACCACGGCCACCTCGTCCAGCGCCACCGCGACGTCTTCCACGAACACCGAGTCCGGCAGCTCGGGCTCCTCCGGCAGGCTCCGCACCTCGCAGCCCAATCCGCGCAGGCAGGCCTCGTATTGCGCATGCT
Above is a window of Terriglobales bacterium DNA encoding:
- a CDS encoding arginine deiminase family protein produces the protein MRIAITRAVSRAIGRCELTHLKREPIDARRAAEQHAQYEACLRGLGCEVRSLPEEPELPDSVFVEDVAVALDEVAVVTRPGAESRRAEAESVARALEPYRELKRIAAPGTLDGGDVLTLGRTLYVGRTARTNDPGIQQLAKLVESHGYNVVPVEVEGCLHLKTAVTQVGENLLLINPRMVDKRAFGGAEFVEVDESEPGGGNALLIDGTVVYPAAYPKTLRRLEQRGIKVAAVDVSELLKAEAGVTCCSVVFEKRKP